One window of Vespa velutina chromosome 2, iVesVel2.1, whole genome shotgun sequence genomic DNA carries:
- the LOC124957799 gene encoding uncharacterized protein LOC124957799 isoform X2 has product MRPVRLLVSCVLLLSSSLLICSQSTGGRVTFAEEKGIFDSQQPDGRFFNGTRKGKNLFDWIGIGIGRNIDPYLAKINKACLNGELAECFKSEALSSFSEFFDQTAYVLNENVKVVQMSRQVVADVSHQPYEYSTEPRSDESEWDQLVKFASRKMEKFIKTMAIEIEVPTSETGENEVYSPRFIDEIADEIDTLEDKKDSLFSRHRFRKLLIPMLIVLKLFKLKLLLFLPLIFGLVSFKKFLTFLAIVIPGVIGFVKLYKPQNYQPPFYSQSGIGHPYYKEPSDQPYPYVNHNTEYDGSYHGDTVSYGQNLAYRGYREYQS; this is encoded by the exons ATGCGACCGGTGCGATTGTTGGTAAGCTGCGTGCTTCTTTTATCCTCTTCGCTGTTGATATGTAGTCAATCTACCGGAGGAAGAGTTACCTTTGCTGAAGAGAAAG GTATTTTTGATTCTCAGCAGCCAGATGGGAGATTCTTTAATGGAACACGTAAAGgtaaaaatctttttgattGGATTGGTATCGGTATAGGACGAAACATCGACCCGTATTTGGCAAAGATTAACAAGGCTTGTTTGAACGGCGAGCTAGCGGAATGCTTCAAATCTGAAGCACTTTCTTCGTTCTCCGAGTTTTTCGATCAAACAGCTTATGTTCTGAACGAAAATGTAAAGGTAGTGCAAATGTCTCGGCAAGTGGTCGCAGACGTTAGCCATCAACCGTATGAATACTCGACGGAACCtag ATCCGATGAATCGGAATGGGATCAGCTCGTCAAGTTCGCAtcaagaaaaatggaaaaattcaTAAAGACCATGGCTATAGAAATAGAAGTTCCAACTTCAGAGACTGGTGAAAACGAAGTCTACTCACCAAGATTTATAGATGAAATCGCTGATGAGATTGACACTctcgaagataaaaaggattcTCTTTTCT cTCGTCATCGTTTCCGAAAATTGTTGATACCGATGCTGATTGTATTGAAGCTCTTCAAATTGAaactattgttatttttaccACTAATCTTCGGCTTGGTGTCTTTCAAGaaatttttgacatttttGGCTATCGTTATACCAGGAGTAATAGGATTTGTGAAATTGTATAAACCTCAAAATTATCAACCACCCTTTTACAGCCAAAGTGGTATTGGGCATCCTTATTACAAGGAACCCTCCGATCAGCCTTATCCTTATGTAAATCACAATACGGAATATGATGGAAGTTACCACGGAGATACTGTGTCTTATGGACAGAATCTTGCATATCGAGGCTACCGCGAATATCAATCGTAA
- the LOC124957799 gene encoding uncharacterized protein LOC124957799 isoform X1, producing the protein MRPVRLLVSCVLLLSSSLLICSQSTGGRVTFAEEKGEELSSGKIGIFDSQQPDGRFFNGTRKGKNLFDWIGIGIGRNIDPYLAKINKACLNGELAECFKSEALSSFSEFFDQTAYVLNENVKVVQMSRQVVADVSHQPYEYSTEPRSDESEWDQLVKFASRKMEKFIKTMAIEIEVPTSETGENEVYSPRFIDEIADEIDTLEDKKDSLFSRHRFRKLLIPMLIVLKLFKLKLLLFLPLIFGLVSFKKFLTFLAIVIPGVIGFVKLYKPQNYQPPFYSQSGIGHPYYKEPSDQPYPYVNHNTEYDGSYHGDTVSYGQNLAYRGYREYQS; encoded by the exons ATGCGACCGGTGCGATTGTTGGTAAGCTGCGTGCTTCTTTTATCCTCTTCGCTGTTGATATGTAGTCAATCTACCGGAGGAAGAGTTACCTTTGCTGAAGAGAAAGGTGAGGAGTTAAGTAGTGGTAAAATTG GTATTTTTGATTCTCAGCAGCCAGATGGGAGATTCTTTAATGGAACACGTAAAGgtaaaaatctttttgattGGATTGGTATCGGTATAGGACGAAACATCGACCCGTATTTGGCAAAGATTAACAAGGCTTGTTTGAACGGCGAGCTAGCGGAATGCTTCAAATCTGAAGCACTTTCTTCGTTCTCCGAGTTTTTCGATCAAACAGCTTATGTTCTGAACGAAAATGTAAAGGTAGTGCAAATGTCTCGGCAAGTGGTCGCAGACGTTAGCCATCAACCGTATGAATACTCGACGGAACCtag ATCCGATGAATCGGAATGGGATCAGCTCGTCAAGTTCGCAtcaagaaaaatggaaaaattcaTAAAGACCATGGCTATAGAAATAGAAGTTCCAACTTCAGAGACTGGTGAAAACGAAGTCTACTCACCAAGATTTATAGATGAAATCGCTGATGAGATTGACACTctcgaagataaaaaggattcTCTTTTCT cTCGTCATCGTTTCCGAAAATTGTTGATACCGATGCTGATTGTATTGAAGCTCTTCAAATTGAaactattgttatttttaccACTAATCTTCGGCTTGGTGTCTTTCAAGaaatttttgacatttttGGCTATCGTTATACCAGGAGTAATAGGATTTGTGAAATTGTATAAACCTCAAAATTATCAACCACCCTTTTACAGCCAAAGTGGTATTGGGCATCCTTATTACAAGGAACCCTCCGATCAGCCTTATCCTTATGTAAATCACAATACGGAATATGATGGAAGTTACCACGGAGATACTGTGTCTTATGGACAGAATCTTGCATATCGAGGCTACCGCGAATATCAATCGTAA
- the LOC124957749 gene encoding uncharacterized protein LOC124957749 isoform X3: MSVGRRRYKMMMMAWVLVILTMANEVKLNTVQSSSLNVNETLTNSENEVFDVSTDDHPHRVSGKPSKFDIDINHVTMIDDKSSYQIESSNTENSTRSSIDEEESSSCEQDLCVGEKLSNLLDELYKVDEYNVTDSVQIIRSETNNKPKTKREFEKEFERRSDLLDELHRYAKEHVVRIKIDPNTITGRKGRTFFDALFQGKSTFLTGFGLGFLAFGLKKLLLPLFFGIQIIKSVLLALFLPSIIGSIGNIVGKGVSSFAQSSQTVTAAPEENFEFKDNLDLYNDDYLTRQPVGTLPASTLYDENMMQSQKSPEISSRYSFVDPAYTHANTISDRYYMRHAAQGFTKKQDFKIFHEIPTSSLLLTNYDPFYSPLLSRLDAVFYRLGHTSEGCREYAVCAMYRSPARYAPYSNLVSAQLSRELNELRKPASDNPDVLRFFRYMKAAKDGQDGINCEDVYANCPTAREDQNLKQNQAMLATYQDIDKLVQARKL, from the exons ATGTCcgtaggaagaagaaggtataagatgatgatgatggcgTGGGTCCTCGTGATCCTAACAATGGCGAACGAAGTAAAGCTCAATACTGTACAGTCCTCGTCCTTGAATGTGAACGAGACCTTAACAAATTCGGAGAACGAAGTATTCGATGTAAGCACGGACGATCACCCTCATAGAGTGAGTGGCAAACCGAGTAAGTttgatatagatattaatcatGTAACGATGATCGATGATAAATCAAGCTATCAGATTGAGTCTTCCAACACGGAGAACTCGACGAGGAGTTCGATAGACGAAGAAGAGTCTTCTTCGTGCGAGCAAGATCTTTGTGTAGGCGAGAAACTTTCGAATCTTTTGGATGAACTGTACAAGGTCGACGAGTATAATGTTACGGATTCCGTGCAGATAATACGAAGTGAAACCAACAACAAACCGAAGACTAAGAGGGAATTTGAAAAGGAGTTCGAGAGGAGGTCTGATCTTCTTGACGAGCTTCATCGATATGCGAAAGAACACGTGGTTAGGATCAAGATCGATCCCAATACGATCACCGGCAGAAAAGGAAGAACTTTCTTCGATG CCCTCTTTCAGGGAAAGAGTACCTTTTTAACAGGATTCGGACTTGGTTTTCTAGCGTTCGGCCTGAAGAAGCTCTTGCTACCGTTGTTCTTTGGCATACAGATTATTAAGAGCGTCTTACTTGCTCTCTTTTTACCAAGTATCATCGGCAGTATCGGTAATATCGTTGGCAAag GTGTATCATCCTTCGCACAATCTTCCCAAACTGTAACGGCTGCTCCTGAAGAAAACTTTGAGTTCAAGGACAACTTAGATCTTTACAATGACGATTATTTGACGCGACAGCCAGTCGGAACATTGCCAGCTTCTACATTATACGATGAGAATATGATGCAGTCACAGAAAAGTCCAGAGATTTCTTCTAGATATTCCTTCGTTGATCCAGCATATACTCATGCTAATACGATTTCCGATCGATATTATATGAGACATGCGGCGCAAGGCTTCACGAAGAAACAAGATTTCAAG ATCTTTCACGAGATTCCAACAAGCTCGTTGCTCCTGACGAACTACGACCCGTTCTACTCACCTCTACTCTCGCGATTGGATGCTGTTTTCTATCGACTTGGGCACACTAGTGAGGGCTGTAGAGAGTATGCAGTCTGTGCAATGTATCGAAGTCCAGCACGATACGCTCCGTATTCTAATCTCGTTTCTGCTCAACTCTCAAGAGAATTAAACGAGCTGAGGAAACCTGCTAGTGATAATCCGGATGTCTTGAGATTTTTCCGGTACATGAAGGCAGCTAAGGATGGTCAAGATGGTATCAATTGCGAAGACGTTTACGCTAATTGTCCTACCGCCAGAGAGGATCAAAATCTGAAGCAAAATCAGGCCATGCTGGCGACCTATCAGGACATTGACAAACTCGTGCAGGCTAGGAAACTTTGA
- the LOC124957749 gene encoding uncharacterized protein LOC124957749 isoform X2: MYHYTAKQKLGRKEKDVYRRMSVGRRRYKMMMMAWVLVILTMANEVKLNTVQSSSLNVNETLTNSENEVFDVSTDDHPHRVSGKPSKFDIDINHVTMIDDKSSYQIESSNTENSTRSSIDEEESSSCEQDLCVGEKLSNLLDELYKVDEYNVTDSVQIIRSETNNKPKTKREFEKEFERRSDLLDELHRYAKEHVVRIKIDPNTITGRKGRTFFDAFGLKKLLLPLFFGIQIIKSVLLALFLPSIIGSIGNIVGKGVSSFAQSSQTVTAAPEENFEFKDNLDLYNDDYLTRQPVGTLPASTLYDENMMQSQKSPEISSRYSFVDPAYTHANTISDRYYMRHAAQGFTKKQDFKIFHEIPTSSLLLTNYDPFYSPLLSRLDAVFYRLGHTSEGCREYAVCAMYRSPARYAPYSNLVSAQLSRELNELRKPASDNPDVLRFFRYMKAAKDGQDGINCEDVYANCPTAREDQNLKQNQAMLATYQDIDKLVQARKL, encoded by the exons ATG TATCATTACACAGCTAAACAGAAAttgggaagaaaagaaaaagacgtcTATAGAAGGATGTCcgtaggaagaagaaggtataagatgatgatgatggcgTGGGTCCTCGTGATCCTAACAATGGCGAACGAAGTAAAGCTCAATACTGTACAGTCCTCGTCCTTGAATGTGAACGAGACCTTAACAAATTCGGAGAACGAAGTATTCGATGTAAGCACGGACGATCACCCTCATAGAGTGAGTGGCAAACCGAGTAAGTttgatatagatattaatcatGTAACGATGATCGATGATAAATCAAGCTATCAGATTGAGTCTTCCAACACGGAGAACTCGACGAGGAGTTCGATAGACGAAGAAGAGTCTTCTTCGTGCGAGCAAGATCTTTGTGTAGGCGAGAAACTTTCGAATCTTTTGGATGAACTGTACAAGGTCGACGAGTATAATGTTACGGATTCCGTGCAGATAATACGAAGTGAAACCAACAACAAACCGAAGACTAAGAGGGAATTTGAAAAGGAGTTCGAGAGGAGGTCTGATCTTCTTGACGAGCTTCATCGATATGCGAAAGAACACGTGGTTAGGATCAAGATCGATCCCAATACGATCACCGGCAGAAAAGGAAGAACTTTCTTCGATG CGTTCGGCCTGAAGAAGCTCTTGCTACCGTTGTTCTTTGGCATACAGATTATTAAGAGCGTCTTACTTGCTCTCTTTTTACCAAGTATCATCGGCAGTATCGGTAATATCGTTGGCAAag GTGTATCATCCTTCGCACAATCTTCCCAAACTGTAACGGCTGCTCCTGAAGAAAACTTTGAGTTCAAGGACAACTTAGATCTTTACAATGACGATTATTTGACGCGACAGCCAGTCGGAACATTGCCAGCTTCTACATTATACGATGAGAATATGATGCAGTCACAGAAAAGTCCAGAGATTTCTTCTAGATATTCCTTCGTTGATCCAGCATATACTCATGCTAATACGATTTCCGATCGATATTATATGAGACATGCGGCGCAAGGCTTCACGAAGAAACAAGATTTCAAG ATCTTTCACGAGATTCCAACAAGCTCGTTGCTCCTGACGAACTACGACCCGTTCTACTCACCTCTACTCTCGCGATTGGATGCTGTTTTCTATCGACTTGGGCACACTAGTGAGGGCTGTAGAGAGTATGCAGTCTGTGCAATGTATCGAAGTCCAGCACGATACGCTCCGTATTCTAATCTCGTTTCTGCTCAACTCTCAAGAGAATTAAACGAGCTGAGGAAACCTGCTAGTGATAATCCGGATGTCTTGAGATTTTTCCGGTACATGAAGGCAGCTAAGGATGGTCAAGATGGTATCAATTGCGAAGACGTTTACGCTAATTGTCCTACCGCCAGAGAGGATCAAAATCTGAAGCAAAATCAGGCCATGCTGGCGACCTATCAGGACATTGACAAACTCGTGCAGGCTAGGAAACTTTGA
- the LOC124957749 gene encoding uncharacterized protein LOC124957749 isoform X1 yields MYHYTAKQKLGRKEKDVYRRMSVGRRRYKMMMMAWVLVILTMANEVKLNTVQSSSLNVNETLTNSENEVFDVSTDDHPHRVSGKPSKFDIDINHVTMIDDKSSYQIESSNTENSTRSSIDEEESSSCEQDLCVGEKLSNLLDELYKVDEYNVTDSVQIIRSETNNKPKTKREFEKEFERRSDLLDELHRYAKEHVVRIKIDPNTITGRKGRTFFDALFQGKSTFLTGFGLGFLAFGLKKLLLPLFFGIQIIKSVLLALFLPSIIGSIGNIVGKGVSSFAQSSQTVTAAPEENFEFKDNLDLYNDDYLTRQPVGTLPASTLYDENMMQSQKSPEISSRYSFVDPAYTHANTISDRYYMRHAAQGFTKKQDFKIFHEIPTSSLLLTNYDPFYSPLLSRLDAVFYRLGHTSEGCREYAVCAMYRSPARYAPYSNLVSAQLSRELNELRKPASDNPDVLRFFRYMKAAKDGQDGINCEDVYANCPTAREDQNLKQNQAMLATYQDIDKLVQARKL; encoded by the exons ATG TATCATTACACAGCTAAACAGAAAttgggaagaaaagaaaaagacgtcTATAGAAGGATGTCcgtaggaagaagaaggtataagatgatgatgatggcgTGGGTCCTCGTGATCCTAACAATGGCGAACGAAGTAAAGCTCAATACTGTACAGTCCTCGTCCTTGAATGTGAACGAGACCTTAACAAATTCGGAGAACGAAGTATTCGATGTAAGCACGGACGATCACCCTCATAGAGTGAGTGGCAAACCGAGTAAGTttgatatagatattaatcatGTAACGATGATCGATGATAAATCAAGCTATCAGATTGAGTCTTCCAACACGGAGAACTCGACGAGGAGTTCGATAGACGAAGAAGAGTCTTCTTCGTGCGAGCAAGATCTTTGTGTAGGCGAGAAACTTTCGAATCTTTTGGATGAACTGTACAAGGTCGACGAGTATAATGTTACGGATTCCGTGCAGATAATACGAAGTGAAACCAACAACAAACCGAAGACTAAGAGGGAATTTGAAAAGGAGTTCGAGAGGAGGTCTGATCTTCTTGACGAGCTTCATCGATATGCGAAAGAACACGTGGTTAGGATCAAGATCGATCCCAATACGATCACCGGCAGAAAAGGAAGAACTTTCTTCGATG CCCTCTTTCAGGGAAAGAGTACCTTTTTAACAGGATTCGGACTTGGTTTTCTAGCGTTCGGCCTGAAGAAGCTCTTGCTACCGTTGTTCTTTGGCATACAGATTATTAAGAGCGTCTTACTTGCTCTCTTTTTACCAAGTATCATCGGCAGTATCGGTAATATCGTTGGCAAag GTGTATCATCCTTCGCACAATCTTCCCAAACTGTAACGGCTGCTCCTGAAGAAAACTTTGAGTTCAAGGACAACTTAGATCTTTACAATGACGATTATTTGACGCGACAGCCAGTCGGAACATTGCCAGCTTCTACATTATACGATGAGAATATGATGCAGTCACAGAAAAGTCCAGAGATTTCTTCTAGATATTCCTTCGTTGATCCAGCATATACTCATGCTAATACGATTTCCGATCGATATTATATGAGACATGCGGCGCAAGGCTTCACGAAGAAACAAGATTTCAAG ATCTTTCACGAGATTCCAACAAGCTCGTTGCTCCTGACGAACTACGACCCGTTCTACTCACCTCTACTCTCGCGATTGGATGCTGTTTTCTATCGACTTGGGCACACTAGTGAGGGCTGTAGAGAGTATGCAGTCTGTGCAATGTATCGAAGTCCAGCACGATACGCTCCGTATTCTAATCTCGTTTCTGCTCAACTCTCAAGAGAATTAAACGAGCTGAGGAAACCTGCTAGTGATAATCCGGATGTCTTGAGATTTTTCCGGTACATGAAGGCAGCTAAGGATGGTCAAGATGGTATCAATTGCGAAGACGTTTACGCTAATTGTCCTACCGCCAGAGAGGATCAAAATCTGAAGCAAAATCAGGCCATGCTGGCGACCTATCAGGACATTGACAAACTCGTGCAGGCTAGGAAACTTTGA
- the LOC124947378 gene encoding uncharacterized protein LOC124947378 isoform X1, translating to MLTEEASTDCCYSTLSRPLLIFFLFLFFTEICAATYLNSSNTFLERCRLDCSLQRDFASCGKYKVARWLNELVKEKEFTYGPFRIIRISSMQQESLLPKLPRPRAFKRNIFDTLDFLRENVNDLLTKRVVVYTIENPTNGRSFTSGPMIMDEDELQEIQGRKEAEGDWRIFKKKKSLILPLLILLNLFKLKLLLLPIFLGVHFIKKLLVLGSLIAPSILAHLKVCKVPTHPVYSYHTWATAAEAPVDYPTGYLMTRMNLMGNISKFEDTVTKTLVGHIGMIFKVIWLIRPIMDIAILTDELRQRDNCIFNKM from the exons atgttgaCAGAAGAAGCAAGCACCGATTGTTGTTATTCGACACTCTCCAGgcctcttcttattttttttctattcctttttttcacagAGATCTGTGCCGCGACGTACCTTAACTCTTCAAACACGTTTTTGGAAAGATGCCGGCTTGACTGTAGTCTTCAGCGAGATTTTGCAAGCTGTGGGAAGTACAAAGTAGCCAGATGGCTGAACGAACTTGTCAAAGAAAAG GAATTCACCTATGGACCATTTCGAATCATAAGGATATCATCGATGCAGCAGGAATCTTTACTGCCGAAATTACCTCGTCCTCGAGCTTTCAAAAGAAACATATTTGACACTCTAGATTTTCTCAGAGAGAATGTCAACGATTTGTTGACGAAACGTGTGGTCGTTTATACGATCGAGAATCCTACGAATGGCAGAAGTTTTACTAGTGGGCCGATGATAATGGACGAAGATGAATTACAAGAGATACAAGGGAGGAAAGAGGCTGAGG GCGATTGgcgtatttttaaaaagaagaagtcaTTGATCTTGCCGCTCCTTATATTATTGAATCTCTTCAAATTAAAGTTGCTGCTGCTTCCAATCTTCTTAGGCGTTCACTTCATCAAAAAACTCCTCGTTTTAGGTTCTCTGATCGCACCATCTATTTTGGCGCATCTTAAGGTTTGCAAGGTTCCAACACATCCAGTGTATTCTTATCACACGTGGGCCACTGCTGCTGAAGCACCGGTTGATTATCCGACTG GCTATCTAATGACACGAATGAATTTAATGGGCAACATTTCCAAATTCGAA GATACGGTCACGAAGACACTGGTTGGGCACATAGGAATGATATTCAAGGTCATCTGGCTTATCCGGCCTATCATGGATATCGCAATCCTTACGGATGAACTTCGGCAACGAGATAactgtatttttaataaaatgtga
- the LOC124947378 gene encoding uncharacterized protein LOC124947378 isoform X4 has protein sequence MLTEEASTDCCYSTLSRPLLIFFLFLFFTEICAATYLNSSNTFLERCRLDCSLQRDFASCGKYKVARWLNELVKEKEFTYGPFRIIRISSMQQESLLPKLPRPRAFKRNIFDTLDFLRENVNDLLTKRVVVYTIENPTNGRSFTSGPMIMDEDELQEIQGRKEAEGSLIAPSILAHLKVCKVPTHPVYSYHTWATAAEAPVDYPTGYLMTRMNLMGNISKFEDTVTKTLVGHIGMIFKVIWLIRPIMDIAILTDELRQRDNCIFNKM, from the exons atgttgaCAGAAGAAGCAAGCACCGATTGTTGTTATTCGACACTCTCCAGgcctcttcttattttttttctattcctttttttcacagAGATCTGTGCCGCGACGTACCTTAACTCTTCAAACACGTTTTTGGAAAGATGCCGGCTTGACTGTAGTCTTCAGCGAGATTTTGCAAGCTGTGGGAAGTACAAAGTAGCCAGATGGCTGAACGAACTTGTCAAAGAAAAG GAATTCACCTATGGACCATTTCGAATCATAAGGATATCATCGATGCAGCAGGAATCTTTACTGCCGAAATTACCTCGTCCTCGAGCTTTCAAAAGAAACATATTTGACACTCTAGATTTTCTCAGAGAGAATGTCAACGATTTGTTGACGAAACGTGTGGTCGTTTATACGATCGAGAATCCTACGAATGGCAGAAGTTTTACTAGTGGGCCGATGATAATGGACGAAGATGAATTACAAGAGATACAAGGGAGGAAAGAGGCTGAGG GTTCTCTGATCGCACCATCTATTTTGGCGCATCTTAAGGTTTGCAAGGTTCCAACACATCCAGTGTATTCTTATCACACGTGGGCCACTGCTGCTGAAGCACCGGTTGATTATCCGACTG GCTATCTAATGACACGAATGAATTTAATGGGCAACATTTCCAAATTCGAA GATACGGTCACGAAGACACTGGTTGGGCACATAGGAATGATATTCAAGGTCATCTGGCTTATCCGGCCTATCATGGATATCGCAATCCTTACGGATGAACTTCGGCAACGAGATAactgtatttttaataaaatgtga
- the LOC124947378 gene encoding uncharacterized protein LOC124947378 isoform X3: MLTEEASTDCCYSTLSRPLLIFFLFLFFTEICAATYLNSSNTFLERCRLDCSLQRDFASCGKYKVARWLNELVKEKEFTYGPFRIIRISSMQQESLLPKLPRPRAFKRNIFDTLDFLRENVNDLLTKRVVVYTIENPTNGRSFTSGPMIMDEDELQEIQGRKEAEGDWRIFKKKKSLILPLLILLNLFKLKLLLLPIFLGVHFIKKLLVLGSLIAPSILAHLKDTVTKTLVGHIGMIFKVIWLIRPIMDIAILTDELRQRDNCIFNKM, encoded by the exons atgttgaCAGAAGAAGCAAGCACCGATTGTTGTTATTCGACACTCTCCAGgcctcttcttattttttttctattcctttttttcacagAGATCTGTGCCGCGACGTACCTTAACTCTTCAAACACGTTTTTGGAAAGATGCCGGCTTGACTGTAGTCTTCAGCGAGATTTTGCAAGCTGTGGGAAGTACAAAGTAGCCAGATGGCTGAACGAACTTGTCAAAGAAAAG GAATTCACCTATGGACCATTTCGAATCATAAGGATATCATCGATGCAGCAGGAATCTTTACTGCCGAAATTACCTCGTCCTCGAGCTTTCAAAAGAAACATATTTGACACTCTAGATTTTCTCAGAGAGAATGTCAACGATTTGTTGACGAAACGTGTGGTCGTTTATACGATCGAGAATCCTACGAATGGCAGAAGTTTTACTAGTGGGCCGATGATAATGGACGAAGATGAATTACAAGAGATACAAGGGAGGAAAGAGGCTGAGG GCGATTGgcgtatttttaaaaagaagaagtcaTTGATCTTGCCGCTCCTTATATTATTGAATCTCTTCAAATTAAAGTTGCTGCTGCTTCCAATCTTCTTAGGCGTTCACTTCATCAAAAAACTCCTCGTTTTAGGTTCTCTGATCGCACCATCTATTTTGGCGCATCTTAAG GATACGGTCACGAAGACACTGGTTGGGCACATAGGAATGATATTCAAGGTCATCTGGCTTATCCGGCCTATCATGGATATCGCAATCCTTACGGATGAACTTCGGCAACGAGATAactgtatttttaataaaatgtga
- the LOC124947378 gene encoding uncharacterized protein LOC124947378 isoform X5, which translates to MLTEEASTDCCYSTLSRPLLIFFLFLFFTEICAATYLNSSNTFLERCRLDCSLQRDFASCGKYKVARWLNELVKEKEFTYGPFRIIRISSMQQESLLPKLPRPRAFKRNIFDTLDFLRENVNDLLTKRVVVYTIENPTNGRSFTSGPMIMDEDELQEIQGRKEAEGSLIAPSILAHLKVCKVPTHPVYSYHTWATAAEAPVDYPTGYGHEDTGWAHRNDIQGHLAYPAYHGYRNPYG; encoded by the exons atgttgaCAGAAGAAGCAAGCACCGATTGTTGTTATTCGACACTCTCCAGgcctcttcttattttttttctattcctttttttcacagAGATCTGTGCCGCGACGTACCTTAACTCTTCAAACACGTTTTTGGAAAGATGCCGGCTTGACTGTAGTCTTCAGCGAGATTTTGCAAGCTGTGGGAAGTACAAAGTAGCCAGATGGCTGAACGAACTTGTCAAAGAAAAG GAATTCACCTATGGACCATTTCGAATCATAAGGATATCATCGATGCAGCAGGAATCTTTACTGCCGAAATTACCTCGTCCTCGAGCTTTCAAAAGAAACATATTTGACACTCTAGATTTTCTCAGAGAGAATGTCAACGATTTGTTGACGAAACGTGTGGTCGTTTATACGATCGAGAATCCTACGAATGGCAGAAGTTTTACTAGTGGGCCGATGATAATGGACGAAGATGAATTACAAGAGATACAAGGGAGGAAAGAGGCTGAGG GTTCTCTGATCGCACCATCTATTTTGGCGCATCTTAAGGTTTGCAAGGTTCCAACACATCCAGTGTATTCTTATCACACGTGGGCCACTGCTGCTGAAGCACCGGTTGATTATCCGACTG GATACGGTCACGAAGACACTGGTTGGGCACATAGGAATGATATTCAAGGTCATCTGGCTTATCCGGCCTATCATGGATATCGCAATCCTTACGGATGA
- the LOC124947378 gene encoding uncharacterized protein LOC124947378 isoform X2, whose protein sequence is MLTEEASTDCCYSTLSRPLLIFFLFLFFTEICAATYLNSSNTFLERCRLDCSLQRDFASCGKYKVARWLNELVKEKEFTYGPFRIIRISSMQQESLLPKLPRPRAFKRNIFDTLDFLRENVNDLLTKRVVVYTIENPTNGRSFTSGPMIMDEDELQEIQGRKEAEGDWRIFKKKKSLILPLLILLNLFKLKLLLLPIFLGVHFIKKLLVLGSLIAPSILAHLKVCKVPTHPVYSYHTWATAAEAPVDYPTGYGHEDTGWAHRNDIQGHLAYPAYHGYRNPYG, encoded by the exons atgttgaCAGAAGAAGCAAGCACCGATTGTTGTTATTCGACACTCTCCAGgcctcttcttattttttttctattcctttttttcacagAGATCTGTGCCGCGACGTACCTTAACTCTTCAAACACGTTTTTGGAAAGATGCCGGCTTGACTGTAGTCTTCAGCGAGATTTTGCAAGCTGTGGGAAGTACAAAGTAGCCAGATGGCTGAACGAACTTGTCAAAGAAAAG GAATTCACCTATGGACCATTTCGAATCATAAGGATATCATCGATGCAGCAGGAATCTTTACTGCCGAAATTACCTCGTCCTCGAGCTTTCAAAAGAAACATATTTGACACTCTAGATTTTCTCAGAGAGAATGTCAACGATTTGTTGACGAAACGTGTGGTCGTTTATACGATCGAGAATCCTACGAATGGCAGAAGTTTTACTAGTGGGCCGATGATAATGGACGAAGATGAATTACAAGAGATACAAGGGAGGAAAGAGGCTGAGG GCGATTGgcgtatttttaaaaagaagaagtcaTTGATCTTGCCGCTCCTTATATTATTGAATCTCTTCAAATTAAAGTTGCTGCTGCTTCCAATCTTCTTAGGCGTTCACTTCATCAAAAAACTCCTCGTTTTAGGTTCTCTGATCGCACCATCTATTTTGGCGCATCTTAAGGTTTGCAAGGTTCCAACACATCCAGTGTATTCTTATCACACGTGGGCCACTGCTGCTGAAGCACCGGTTGATTATCCGACTG GATACGGTCACGAAGACACTGGTTGGGCACATAGGAATGATATTCAAGGTCATCTGGCTTATCCGGCCTATCATGGATATCGCAATCCTTACGGATGA